GTAGGCGCGCTGGCGCGGGTCCTGGGCATCCCCAACCGGGGCGTGCGCGAGGCCAGCGTCGGCATCCTGCGGTGCATGCCCTGCACGGCTGCCCTGGTCGAGGCTGCCTTCGTCAGCGAGCCGAGGCTCGCGCGAGCCTTCGCCCATCCGTGGCCCCGCACCAAGGAGGCGATGGCGCTGCTGGAGGGGATCCGGGGCTTCTGCGGGGCGTTGCGGGGCGATGGCGTGCTCTGGGCGCCTCCCGGGCCATGACGGCCCCGTCGAGGGCATAGGCTGGGGTGGGGGCACAGCCTGGATGAAGACGCCCGAAGCCGCCTGGATGGAGCGTCGCCGTCGGCGGCCCACGCTTGGCCCCGGCAGCCGGGGCCACGAGGTGGAGGCGCTGCAGCAACGACTGGCCCGTCTCGGATTCTACGAGGGCGAGGTGGACGGCACCTACGGCGAGCTGACCGAGGACGCCGTCCGGAGCTTCCAGCGAGCCTTTCGCCTGCACGCCGACGGTATCGCGGGCCCCGAGCTCTTCCGCCTGCTGGACGATCCGCTCCTGGCCCTGGTCGACGGGCAGGTGGAGCAGTTCGTGATGGGCTGGGCCGAGAGCGCCGAGGAGGCGGGGCGCGGCCCCACGTGGCTGAGCGGGTGGGCCGTCCCGTTCGCCGAGCTGCGTGTCGACCGACTGGGGCGCCCCGAGCTCCGCCACGTCGACGCGGCTCCCCCGGCGACGCCGCCGGGCGGCGATGCGGGCGAGGCGCCGCCCGTGCCCGTGGTGACCCTGTGTCCGGGATCCGGGATCGCCACGCCGCGCGACGGCGCGGGCCCGTGGCTGGCCCGC
This genomic interval from Limnochorda sp. LNt contains the following:
- a CDS encoding peptidoglycan-binding domain-containing protein, whose protein sequence is MKTPEAAWMERRRRRPTLGPGSRGHEVEALQQRLARLGFYEGEVDGTYGELTEDAVRSFQRAFRLHADGIAGPELFRLLDDPLLALVDGQVEQFVMGWAESAEEAGRGPTWLSGWAVPFAELRVDRLGRPELRHVDAAPPATPPGGDAGEAPPVPVVTLCPGSGIATPRDGAGPWLARLRRAAPGRVPVASADRPAPPAGRSPPNSHRPARGGSCGACGERACRVG